A single genomic interval of Lysobacter avium harbors:
- a CDS encoding 50S ribosomal protein L25/general stress protein Ctc: MSDQTIKASGRSVEGKGASRRLRHAGKIPAIIYGGDAAPQPVVLDQEKIWVASQNEWFYSTILDLDVDGKVESVLLRDMQRHPFKQIIMHLDFMRVNQKEVLRTQVQLHFINEDISPAGKNADVIIMKELNHVDVSCLPKDLPENIEVDLSKLELGDTIHLSQIPLPEGVEIPSLALGEEYDTAVVVARKGRVEIEPEPEVEDDVDAADVPATKVDSDEKKDDE; encoded by the coding sequence ATGTCCGATCAAACCATCAAGGCCTCTGGCCGCAGTGTCGAGGGGAAGGGTGCGAGCCGCCGCCTGCGTCACGCGGGCAAGATTCCGGCCATCATCTACGGCGGCGACGCCGCTCCGCAGCCCGTCGTTCTGGATCAGGAAAAGATCTGGGTCGCCAGCCAGAACGAGTGGTTCTACTCGACCATCCTGGACCTGGACGTCGACGGCAAGGTCGAAAGCGTGCTGCTGCGTGACATGCAGCGCCACCCGTTCAAGCAGATCATCATGCATCTGGATTTTATGCGGGTGAACCAGAAGGAAGTGCTGCGCACCCAGGTGCAGCTGCACTTCATCAACGAGGACATCTCGCCGGCTGGCAAGAACGCCGATGTGATCATCATGAAGGAGCTGAACCACGTCGACGTCAGCTGCCTGCCCAAGGATCTGCCCGAGAACATCGAGGTCGACCTGTCCAAGCTGGAGCTGGGCGACACCATCCACCTCTCGCAGATCCCGCTGCCCGAGGGCGTCGAGATCCCGAGCCTTGCGCTGGGCGAGGAGTACGACACCGCCGTGGTCGTGGCGCGCAAGGGTCGCGTGGAAATCGAGCCGGAGCCGGAAGTCGAAGACGACGTCGATGCCGCCGATGTACCGGCCACCAAGGTCGATTCGGACGAGAAGAAGGACGACGAGTAA
- the tuf gene encoding elongation factor Tu, which yields MAKGKFERTKPHVNVGTIGHVDHGKTTLTAALTKVGAERFGGEFSAYDAIDRAPEEKARGITISTSHVEYESPNRHYAHVDCPGHADYVKNMITGAAQMDGAILVCSAADGPMPQTREHILLARQVGVPYIVSYLNKADMVDDAELLELVEMEVRELLSKYDFPGDDTPIITGSALKALEGDQSDIGVPSIIKLVDALDSWIPEPERDVDKAFLMPVEDVFSISGRGTVVTGRIERGIIKVGEEIEIVGIRPTVKTTVTGVEMFRKLLDQGQAGDNAGLLLRGTKRDDVERGQVLCKPGSIKPHTEFEGEVYILSKDEGGRHTPFFKGYRPQFYFRTTDVTGACELPEGVEMVMPGDNVKMVVTLINPIAMDEGLRFAIREGGRTVGAGVVSKIIK from the coding sequence ATGGCCAAGGGTAAATTCGAGCGCACCAAGCCGCACGTGAACGTCGGCACGATCGGTCACGTTGACCACGGCAAGACCACGTTGACTGCAGCGCTGACCAAGGTTGGCGCGGAGCGTTTTGGTGGCGAGTTCAGCGCGTACGACGCGATTGACCGTGCCCCCGAAGAGAAGGCGCGCGGCATCACGATCTCGACCTCGCACGTCGAGTACGAGTCCCCGAACCGCCACTACGCGCACGTCGACTGCCCCGGGCACGCCGACTACGTGAAGAACATGATCACCGGTGCGGCGCAGATGGACGGCGCGATCCTGGTGTGCTCGGCCGCGGACGGCCCGATGCCGCAGACCCGCGAGCACATCCTGCTGGCCCGCCAGGTGGGCGTGCCCTACATCGTGTCCTACCTGAACAAGGCGGACATGGTGGACGACGCCGAGCTGCTGGAGCTGGTGGAGATGGAAGTGCGCGAGCTTCTGTCCAAGTACGACTTCCCCGGCGACGACACCCCGATCATCACCGGTTCGGCGCTGAAGGCGCTGGAAGGTGACCAGAGCGACATCGGCGTGCCCTCCATCATCAAGCTGGTCGATGCACTGGACAGCTGGATCCCGGAGCCCGAGCGCGACGTGGACAAGGCGTTCCTGATGCCGGTCGAGGACGTGTTCTCGATCTCCGGTCGCGGCACCGTGGTCACCGGTCGTATCGAGCGCGGCATCATCAAGGTGGGCGAGGAGATCGAGATCGTCGGCATCCGTCCGACCGTCAAGACCACCGTCACCGGCGTGGAGATGTTCCGCAAGCTGCTTGACCAGGGTCAGGCGGGTGATAACGCCGGCCTGCTGCTGCGCGGTACCAAGCGTGACGACGTCGAGCGCGGCCAGGTGCTGTGCAAGCCCGGTTCGATCAAGCCGCACACCGAGTTCGAAGGTGAGGTGTACATCCTGAGCAAGGACGAGGGCGGCCGTCACACGCCGTTCTTCAAGGGCTACCGTCCGCAGTTCTACTTCCGCACCACCGACGTCACCGGCGCCTGCGAGCTGCCCGAGGGCGTGGAGATGGTGATGCCGGGCGACAACGTGAAGATGGTGGTCACCCTGATCAACCCGATCGCGATGGACGAAGGCCTGCGTTTTGCGATCCGCGAAGGTGGCCGCACCGTCGGCGCCGGCGTGGTGTCCAAGATCATCAAGTAA
- the hemA gene encoding glutamyl-tRNA reductase: MFVLGINHQTAPVSLRERVAFSSETIPAALDSLRGLGGVREAALLSTCNRTEIYTVVDDGGHAVANWLARHPVGMDDLQAYLYRHADAGAVRHLFRVATGLDSLVLGEPQILGQVKDAWATARAAGSLGSQLDSLFQHTFTTAKRARTDTRIGANPVSVASAAVRLAQESFARIEDSTVLLIGAGDTVELAARHLVQARVKRLLVANRTLAHAQELASRHGGVAVPLDEIDRHLGEADIVLSATAARGAVLHRDQVATALSQRRHRPMLLLDLAVPRDIDPEVATLRDVYLYTVDDLERSIEDNRRSRQEAAAEAEAIVEVQVARFMETLLARSRTAPLKQLRAHGDAAKLDALAKARQQLASGEDPDAVLEFLAHTLTNRLLHAPTIALREAAITGNAELARAADKLFPAAGSPILMPAAEPEAAERKAIRERRK; this comes from the coding sequence CTGTTCGTGCTCGGGATCAACCACCAGACCGCGCCGGTGAGCCTCCGCGAGCGCGTGGCGTTTTCCAGCGAGACGATTCCGGCCGCCCTGGATTCGCTGCGCGGGCTGGGCGGGGTGCGCGAAGCCGCGCTGCTGTCCACCTGCAACCGCACCGAGATCTACACCGTCGTGGACGATGGCGGGCACGCGGTGGCGAACTGGCTGGCGCGTCATCCGGTCGGGATGGATGATCTGCAGGCCTACCTCTACCGGCACGCCGACGCCGGCGCGGTCCGCCACCTGTTCCGGGTCGCGACCGGACTGGATTCGCTGGTGCTGGGCGAGCCGCAGATCCTTGGCCAGGTCAAGGACGCCTGGGCCACCGCGCGCGCGGCCGGCAGCCTGGGCAGCCAGCTCGACAGCCTGTTCCAGCACACCTTCACCACCGCCAAGCGCGCCCGCACCGACACCCGCATCGGTGCCAATCCGGTCTCGGTCGCCTCGGCGGCGGTGCGGCTGGCGCAGGAGTCCTTCGCCCGGATCGAGGACTCCACCGTGCTGCTGATCGGCGCCGGCGACACGGTCGAGCTGGCGGCGCGGCATCTGGTCCAGGCGCGGGTCAAGCGCCTGCTGGTTGCCAACCGCACCCTCGCCCACGCGCAGGAACTGGCCAGCCGGCATGGCGGGGTCGCGGTGCCGCTGGACGAGATCGACCGCCACCTGGGTGAGGCTGACATCGTGTTGTCGGCCACCGCCGCCCGGGGCGCCGTGCTGCATCGCGACCAGGTGGCCACCGCGCTGTCCCAGCGGCGCCATCGGCCGATGCTGTTGCTGGACCTGGCCGTGCCGCGCGACATCGACCCGGAGGTCGCCACCCTGCGCGACGTGTACCTGTACACGGTGGACGATCTGGAGCGCTCGATCGAGGACAACCGCCGCAGCCGCCAGGAGGCCGCGGCAGAGGCCGAGGCGATCGTGGAGGTCCAGGTGGCGCGCTTCATGGAAACCCTGTTGGCCCGCAGCCGTACCGCGCCGCTGAAGCAGCTGCGCGCGCATGGCGATGCGGCCAAACTGGATGCGCTGGCCAAGGCCCGCCAGCAACTGGCCAGTGGCGAGGATCCCGACGCCGTGCTCGAATTCCTCGCCCACACCCTGACCAACCGGCTGCTGCATGCGCCGACGATTGCGCTGCGCGAGGCGGCGATCACCGGCAATGCCGAACTGGCGCGGGCGGCCGACAAACTCTTTCCCGCCGCCGGCAGCCCGATCCTGATGCCGGCCGCGGAGCCTGAAGCGGCCGAGCGGAAGGCGATACGCGAGCGCCGCAAGTAA
- the pth gene encoding aminoacyl-tRNA hydrolase, whose amino-acid sequence MAGLRLIVGLGNPGPEYLRTRHNAGFWFVDALAESLGARFSLESKLFGQAAKVEIAGQPVWLLKPATFMNLSGKSVTAALNFWKIEPEQALLAHDELDLPPGTARLKFDGGHGGQNGLRDTMRLLAHGRFHRLRVGIGHPGHKDQVTPWVLGRPGADDEAMIMRAIGDAIDVLPLAVAGDFSEAMKRLHTPRD is encoded by the coding sequence ATGGCCGGTTTGCGCCTGATCGTCGGACTGGGGAATCCCGGTCCTGAATACCTCCGGACCCGGCACAATGCCGGGTTCTGGTTTGTGGACGCCCTGGCGGAAAGCCTGGGCGCCCGCTTCAGTCTGGAATCAAAACTGTTCGGACAGGCCGCAAAGGTCGAGATCGCGGGTCAGCCAGTGTGGCTGCTCAAGCCGGCGACCTTCATGAACCTGTCCGGCAAGTCGGTCACAGCCGCGCTCAATTTCTGGAAGATCGAGCCCGAGCAGGCATTGCTCGCGCACGATGAGCTCGACCTCCCGCCGGGTACCGCCCGCCTGAAGTTCGATGGCGGCCACGGGGGCCAGAACGGACTGCGCGACACCATGCGCCTGCTCGCCCACGGTCGGTTCCACCGGCTGCGCGTCGGCATCGGCCATCCCGGGCACAAGGACCAGGTCACCCCGTGGGTGCTGGGCCGTCCCGGCGCGGACGACGAGGCCATGATCATGCGCGCCATTGGCGATGCCATCGACGTGCTGCCGCTGGCGGTTGCCGGCGATTTCAGCGAGGCGATGAAGCGCCTGCACACCCCGCGGGACTGA
- the secE gene encoding preprotein translocase subunit SecE: MNTKAEQSTGDILKYVAAVLLVAAGVFGFYWFDQWPGGIRALLVVGGLVLGAAVFMVSHKGVQTREFLSESHFELRKVVWPTRQEAMRTTWVVVLAVVILSLILAGFDVVIQAAVKWLLGR, from the coding sequence TTGAACACCAAGGCTGAACAAAGCACGGGCGACATCCTGAAATACGTGGCCGCGGTGCTGCTGGTGGCCGCTGGCGTATTCGGCTTCTACTGGTTCGACCAGTGGCCGGGCGGCATCCGTGCCCTGCTGGTGGTGGGCGGCCTGGTGCTCGGCGCGGCGGTCTTCATGGTCAGCCACAAAGGTGTGCAGACCCGCGAGTTCCTCTCCGAATCCCACTTCGAGTTGCGCAAGGTGGTCTGGCCCACGCGCCAGGAAGCAATGCGCACCACCTGGGTGGTGGTTTTGGCAGTCGTGATCCTGAGCCTGATCCTGGCCGGATTCGATGTCGTCATCCAGGCGGCGGTGAAGTGGCTGCTTGGACGTTGA
- the lolB gene encoding lipoprotein insertase outer membrane protein LolB has translation MRSFVAIPAIALGLLLAGCAGAPLRPAISAADVAAAEASQVHRESALARTPDWSMAGRVAVSNAGKGGSGRIEWRQDGPRYLITLSAPVTRQGWQLSGDADAARLEGLEGGPRSGPDARLLLLVATGWDIPVVALGDWVRGARATALAPATIEYGTDGLPRRIDQDGWTIEYRWAPDAAVDGETALPIRVDAIRGEARVKLIVDEWHAETPPGATRVQ, from the coding sequence ATGAGGTCTTTCGTTGCAATACCCGCCATCGCGCTGGGCCTGCTGCTGGCCGGCTGCGCAGGCGCGCCGCTGCGACCGGCGATTTCAGCGGCCGATGTCGCCGCCGCCGAAGCGTCCCAGGTTCACCGCGAAAGCGCGCTGGCCCGCACTCCGGACTGGTCAATGGCCGGGCGCGTCGCGGTTTCCAACGCAGGCAAGGGCGGCAGCGGCCGCATCGAGTGGCGCCAGGACGGCCCGCGTTACCTGATCACCCTAAGCGCCCCCGTCACCCGGCAGGGTTGGCAGCTGTCCGGCGATGCCGACGCGGCCCGCCTGGAAGGGCTTGAGGGCGGTCCACGTTCCGGTCCGGATGCCCGGTTGCTGTTGCTGGTCGCGACTGGCTGGGACATTCCCGTAGTGGCACTGGGCGACTGGGTCCGCGGCGCCCGAGCCACGGCACTGGCTCCAGCAACGATCGAGTACGGTACCGACGGCCTGCCAAGGCGGATCGATCAGGACGGCTGGACGATCGAATACCGCTGGGCACCCGACGCGGCGGTGGACGGCGAGACAGCGCTTCCCATCCGCGTGGACGCGATCCGGGGCGAAGCCCGGGTCAAGCTGATCGTGGACGAATGGCACGCAGAAACTCCGCCCGGCGCGACCAGGGTGCAATGA
- a CDS encoding tetratricopeptide repeat protein: MQAPLRLFMSAVLLLLASVSPASAAPAAKAPAADPVIETLEPLMAAEFALQSGRLEEASRWYLQAALAADDEALTERATRIALLSRDDESAARLLELWRSQGGTSVNFLGAEASLALRRGEERKAQRFLIRLLGMPDDEGWRQVLGVMIAGARDPAQSARVLEALVRGGSIPPKLQAWLAFGGLAQRLEQPELAERIVAEVLKRFPGEPRVALLRVSQLREARRVDEAREVLATIAERASDDDELRLAIAYEYDTLGDLAAAEATLARGEQDDQTYGLRASLLARAKDNASLLALYEELRARGQVPDPRRRLLLGQVAEFLKRYDEALGWYQGVPGGEQRLPAMLRSANVLHELDRADEAFAQLHEMQADASTSDTARRDAYLLEASLHERDEDAAAEKDAFSRGLAAFPDDLEILYARALSWERGDDIPRAEADLRRILVIDPESVAALNALGYTLADRTDRYQEALELINRARAAEPDNAAITDSYGWVLYRLGRNEEALVALRQAFALQKDAEIAAHLAEVLWTLGRRDEARKYVEEAKRIDPDNRALKRVQELTAP, encoded by the coding sequence ATGCAAGCACCGCTGCGCCTATTCATGTCCGCCGTCTTGCTTCTGCTGGCAAGCGTATCGCCGGCCAGCGCCGCGCCAGCGGCGAAAGCGCCCGCGGCCGATCCCGTGATCGAGACGCTCGAGCCCTTGATGGCCGCCGAGTTCGCCTTGCAGTCCGGGCGGCTGGAAGAGGCATCGCGCTGGTACCTGCAGGCTGCGCTGGCCGCCGACGACGAGGCGTTGACCGAACGGGCGACGCGGATTGCGCTCCTGTCGCGCGATGATGAGAGCGCAGCGCGCCTGTTGGAGCTGTGGCGCAGCCAGGGCGGCACGAGCGTCAACTTCCTCGGCGCGGAGGCCAGCCTTGCCTTGCGCCGCGGCGAGGAGCGCAAGGCGCAGCGTTTTCTCATCCGCTTGCTCGGCATGCCCGATGACGAGGGATGGCGACAGGTCCTGGGGGTGATGATCGCCGGCGCACGCGATCCGGCGCAGTCGGCGCGCGTGCTGGAAGCGCTGGTGCGCGGTGGCAGCATCCCGCCGAAGCTGCAGGCCTGGCTGGCGTTTGGCGGACTGGCCCAGCGCCTTGAGCAGCCGGAACTCGCCGAACGGATCGTCGCCGAGGTGCTGAAGCGTTTTCCCGGTGAGCCGCGGGTCGCCCTGCTGAGGGTGAGCCAGTTGCGCGAAGCCCGTCGCGTGGACGAAGCGCGTGAGGTACTGGCCACGATTGCCGAGCGCGCAAGCGACGACGACGAGCTGCGCCTGGCGATCGCCTACGAGTACGACACGCTGGGCGACCTCGCTGCGGCCGAGGCCACCCTGGCGCGGGGTGAGCAGGACGACCAGACCTACGGACTGCGCGCCTCGCTGTTGGCCCGGGCCAAGGACAATGCCTCCCTGCTGGCCCTGTATGAAGAGTTGCGCGCGCGCGGGCAGGTGCCCGATCCGCGCCGGCGGCTGCTGCTGGGCCAGGTGGCGGAGTTCCTGAAGCGCTACGACGAAGCACTGGGCTGGTACCAGGGCGTTCCCGGCGGAGAACAGCGTTTGCCGGCGATGCTGCGCAGCGCCAACGTGCTGCACGAGCTGGATCGCGCCGACGAGGCGTTCGCGCAGTTGCATGAAATGCAGGCGGACGCCTCGACCAGCGACACCGCGCGCCGCGATGCCTATCTGCTGGAAGCCTCGCTGCACGAGCGCGATGAGGACGCCGCAGCGGAAAAGGACGCCTTCTCACGGGGCCTGGCTGCATTTCCCGACGATCTGGAAATTCTCTACGCCCGCGCCCTGAGTTGGGAGCGCGGCGATGACATTCCCCGCGCCGAGGCCGACCTGCGCCGGATCCTGGTCATCGATCCCGAATCGGTGGCCGCGTTGAACGCCCTGGGCTACACGCTTGCCGATCGAACCGACCGCTACCAGGAAGCCTTGGAGCTGATCAACCGCGCCCGTGCCGCAGAGCCCGACAACGCCGCCATTACCGACAGTTACGGCTGGGTGCTCTACCGGTTGGGTCGTAACGAGGAGGCGCTTGTTGCGCTCCGCCAGGCCTTCGCGTTGCAGAAGGACGCCGAGATCGCCGCACACCTGGCTGAAGTGCTGTGGACGCTCGGCCGCCGTGACGAGGCGCGCAAGTACGTGGAAGAAGCCAAGCGAATCGACCCGGACAACCGCGCCTTGAAGCGGGTCCAGGAGCTGACCGCGCCATGA
- a CDS encoding ribose-phosphate diphosphokinase, which produces MKVQGDRSLLIFSGNANPVLARAVCKELGVRPGKALVSTFSDGEVQVEIEENVRQQDVFVIQPTCAPSAENLVELLVLIDALKRASVSSVTAVVPYFGYARQDRRPRSSRVPITAKVAAKMFSAVDCDRVLTIDLHADQIQGFFDMPVDNVYASPLLLADIWRAHGTDNMVVVSPDVGGVVRARAIAKRLDDADLAIIDKRRPKANVSTVMNIIGDVDGKTCVLVDDIVDTAGTLCAAAAALKARGATKVVAYCTHAVLSGAAISNIRNSELDELVVTDTIPLTEAARECGRVRQLSVAELLAETIRRIAFGESVSSLYVD; this is translated from the coding sequence ATGAAAGTCCAAGGTGACCGCAGTCTGCTGATCTTTTCCGGCAACGCCAATCCGGTGCTGGCCCGGGCGGTGTGCAAGGAACTGGGCGTGCGACCGGGCAAGGCGCTGGTGAGCACGTTCTCCGATGGCGAGGTCCAGGTCGAGATCGAGGAGAACGTGCGCCAGCAGGACGTGTTCGTGATCCAGCCGACCTGCGCGCCCAGCGCCGAGAACCTGGTCGAGCTGCTGGTCCTGATCGACGCGCTCAAGCGCGCCTCCGTCAGCAGCGTCACCGCCGTGGTGCCGTACTTCGGCTACGCCCGCCAGGATCGACGCCCGCGCTCCTCGCGCGTGCCGATCACCGCCAAGGTTGCCGCCAAGATGTTCTCCGCGGTGGACTGCGACCGCGTGCTCACCATCGACCTGCATGCCGACCAGATCCAGGGCTTCTTCGACATGCCGGTCGACAACGTCTACGCCTCGCCGCTGCTGCTGGCCGACATCTGGCGTGCGCACGGCACCGACAACATGGTCGTGGTCAGCCCGGACGTGGGCGGCGTGGTGCGCGCCCGGGCGATCGCCAAGCGGCTGGATGATGCAGACCTGGCGATCATCGACAAGCGCCGGCCCAAGGCCAACGTGTCCACCGTGATGAACATCATCGGCGACGTGGACGGCAAGACCTGCGTGCTGGTCGATGACATCGTCGATACCGCGGGCACCCTGTGCGCCGCCGCTGCCGCCTTGAAGGCGCGTGGCGCGACCAAGGTCGTTGCCTACTGCACCCACGCGGTGCTGTCGGGCGCGGCGATCAGCAACATCCGCAATTCCGAGCTCGACGAGCTGGTGGTCACCGACACCATTCCGCTGACCGAGGCTGCGCGCGAGTGCGGCCGGGTGCGTCAGCTCAGCGTCGCCGAGCTGCTGGCCGAGACGATCCGCCGGATCGCCTTTGGCGAGTCGGTCAGCTCGCTCTACGTAGACTGA
- the ispE gene encoding 4-(cytidine 5'-diphospho)-2-C-methyl-D-erythritol kinase, with translation MSAPSSGPEAAAERWSEWPAPAKLNLFLRIPGRRADGYHLLQTVFRLLDWGDTVRLRVRRDARVVRHGSPLAGLADADDLTVRAATLLQSVSGSPLGADIAIDKHIPVGGGFGGGSSDAATVLVALDALWGTRLGEDRLAALALQLGADVPVFVRGRNAWAEGIGEQLTPIDLPPAWYLLVNPGVHVATAELFQSAELTRDAQPATIADFVSGKTLGNAFEPVLRGREPAVDAVFAALSQVGTPHLTGSGSGCFVEFASREAAESALSALPPGLDAWLAAGLDHSPLHGIAGRTKPVTQGRRQEA, from the coding sequence ATGAGTGCTCCCTCATCCGGACCCGAAGCGGCCGCCGAACGCTGGAGCGAGTGGCCCGCACCGGCCAAGCTGAACCTGTTCCTGCGCATTCCGGGGCGGCGCGCGGACGGCTACCACCTGCTGCAGACCGTCTTCCGCCTGCTCGACTGGGGCGATACCGTGCGCCTGCGCGTACGGAGAGACGCCCGGGTGGTTCGCCACGGCAGCCCGCTCGCCGGTCTGGCCGACGCCGACGACCTGACCGTGCGCGCAGCCACGTTGTTGCAGTCGGTATCCGGATCCCCGTTGGGCGCGGACATCGCGATCGACAAACACATCCCCGTGGGCGGCGGTTTTGGCGGCGGATCATCGGATGCGGCCACGGTCCTGGTCGCGCTGGACGCGCTGTGGGGCACCCGGCTGGGCGAGGACCGGCTGGCGGCGTTGGCTCTGCAGCTGGGAGCCGACGTGCCGGTGTTCGTGCGTGGGCGCAATGCGTGGGCCGAGGGCATCGGCGAGCAATTGACGCCAATCGATTTGCCGCCGGCGTGGTACCTGCTGGTCAACCCGGGCGTGCACGTCGCTACCGCCGAGCTGTTCCAGTCAGCCGAATTGACGCGCGATGCGCAGCCCGCGACAATAGCGGACTTCGTTTCGGGCAAAACGCTCGGGAACGCGTTCGAGCCGGTATTGCGCGGCCGCGAACCGGCCGTAGATGCCGTGTTTGCTGCCCTGTCGCAGGTCGGCACGCCGCACCTGACCGGTTCGGGCAGCGGGTGTTTCGTCGAATTCGCCAGCCGCGAAGCCGCCGAATCCGCGCTGTCTGCGTTGCCACCGGGCCTGGATGCCTGGTTGGCTGCAGGCCTGGATCACTCGCCCTTGCACGGTATTGCGGGCAGGACGAAACCAGTTACACAGGGGCGTCGCCAAGAGGCCTAA
- the ychF gene encoding redox-regulated ATPase YchF — protein sequence MGIKCGIVGLPNVGKSTLFNALTKAGIAAANFPFCTIEPNVGVVPVPDPRLNALAAIVKPQKCLPTAVEFVDIAGLVAGAASGEGLGNKFLAHIREVDAITHVVRCFENDDIIHVNNRIDPLSDIDTIDTELALADLDSVEKALQRAERSAKTGDKDAKIRVDVLTRVRDGLDAGKPARALDLSEDDRLALRDLFLLTLKPVLYIANVLEDGFEDNPHLDAVRARAEAEGAEVVPVSAAIEEELSQLDDEDRDAFLADMGLDEPGLNRVIRAAYKLLGLQTYFTAGVKEVRAWTVKGGATAPQAAAVIHTDFEKGFIRAETIGYDDFIKYQGEAGAREAGRMRLEGKEYKVQEGDVLHFRFNV from the coding sequence ATGGGCATCAAATGCGGCATCGTCGGCCTTCCCAACGTAGGCAAGTCGACCCTCTTCAATGCCCTGACCAAGGCCGGCATCGCCGCCGCCAATTTTCCCTTCTGCACGATTGAGCCCAACGTCGGCGTCGTGCCGGTGCCCGACCCGCGCCTGAACGCTCTGGCGGCGATCGTCAAGCCGCAGAAGTGCCTGCCCACCGCGGTTGAGTTCGTCGACATCGCCGGACTGGTCGCCGGCGCGGCCAGTGGCGAGGGCCTGGGCAACAAGTTCCTCGCCCACATCCGCGAAGTTGACGCGATCACCCACGTGGTGCGCTGCTTCGAGAACGACGACATCATCCACGTCAACAACCGCATCGATCCGCTGTCGGACATCGACACCATCGATACCGAGCTGGCCCTGGCCGATCTGGATTCGGTCGAGAAGGCGCTGCAGCGCGCCGAGCGCTCCGCCAAGACCGGCGACAAGGACGCGAAGATCCGCGTCGACGTGCTCACCCGCGTGCGCGACGGCCTGGATGCCGGCAAGCCGGCCCGGGCACTGGACCTGTCCGAGGACGACCGCCTGGCGCTGCGCGACCTGTTCCTGCTGACCCTGAAGCCGGTGCTGTACATCGCCAACGTGCTGGAGGACGGCTTCGAGGACAATCCGCATCTGGATGCGGTGCGTGCCCGGGCCGAAGCCGAAGGCGCCGAGGTCGTCCCGGTCTCGGCAGCGATTGAGGAGGAGCTCAGCCAGCTCGACGATGAAGACCGCGACGCATTCCTGGCCGACATGGGCCTGGACGAGCCGGGCCTCAACCGCGTCATCCGCGCCGCCTACAAGCTCCTTGGGCTGCAGACCTACTTCACCGCCGGGGTCAAGGAAGTACGCGCCTGGACCGTTAAGGGCGGGGCGACCGCACCACAGGCCGCCGCGGTCATCCATACCGACTTCGAGAAGGGCTTCATCCGCGCCGAGACCATCGGCTACGACGACTTCATCAAGTACCAGGGCGAGGCGGGGGCGCGCGAAGCCGGGCGCATGCGCCTGGAGGGCAAGGAGTACAAGGTCCAGGAAGGCGACGTGTTGCATTTCCGCTTCAACGTGTAG
- the prfA gene encoding peptide chain release factor 1: MTPSLRRKLEALAERREELERLLADPDVIGDNQRFRQLSREFSQLGPVATALADEAAAQADLETALTMRGDPELAELAEEEITAASERLRQLDIELLAHLVPRDPRDEGDLYLEVRAGTGGDEAAIFAGDLFRMYSRYAERQGWRVEVESANEGEHGGYKELIARVEGRGAYSKLKFESGTHRVQRVPETESQGRVHTSAATVAIIAVEPEGEPIEINPADLRVDTFRSSGAGGQHVNKTDSAIRITHLPSGIVVESQTERSQHANRDTAMKRLRATLAEEQANKAAAAIAEDRKLQVGSGDRSQRIRTYNYSQGRITDHRVEGLTLYDLPNVLTGDLDALVERLQQEHQADELARLTKGT; encoded by the coding sequence ATGACCCCCAGCCTGCGCCGCAAGCTCGAAGCCCTCGCCGAACGCCGGGAAGAACTGGAGCGCCTGCTCGCCGACCCGGACGTCATCGGCGACAACCAGCGCTTCCGCCAGCTGTCGCGCGAGTTCTCGCAGCTGGGGCCGGTGGCGACCGCGCTGGCCGACGAGGCCGCTGCCCAGGCCGACCTGGAGACAGCGCTGACGATGCGCGGTGACCCGGAGCTGGCCGAGCTGGCCGAGGAGGAAATCACCGCGGCCAGCGAGCGCCTGCGCCAGCTGGACATCGAACTGCTCGCCCACCTGGTCCCGCGTGATCCACGCGACGAGGGCGACCTGTACCTGGAGGTCCGCGCCGGCACCGGCGGCGACGAGGCGGCGATCTTCGCCGGCGACCTGTTCCGCATGTATTCGCGCTACGCCGAGCGCCAAGGCTGGCGGGTCGAGGTGGAGTCGGCCAACGAAGGCGAGCACGGCGGCTACAAGGAGCTGATCGCGCGCGTCGAGGGGCGCGGCGCGTACTCCAAACTGAAGTTCGAGTCCGGCACCCACCGCGTGCAGCGCGTGCCGGAGACCGAATCCCAGGGCCGCGTGCACACTTCGGCGGCTACCGTCGCCATCATCGCGGTGGAGCCGGAAGGCGAGCCGATCGAGATCAACCCAGCCGACCTGCGCGTGGACACCTTCCGTTCCTCCGGCGCCGGGGGCCAGCACGTCAACAAGACGGATTCGGCCATCCGCATCACCCACCTGCCCAGCGGCATCGTGGTGGAGAGCCAGACCGAGCGCAGCCAGCACGCCAACCGCGACACGGCGATGAAGCGCCTGCGCGCGACCCTGGCCGAGGAGCAGGCGAACAAGGCCGCGGCGGCCATCGCCGAGGACCGCAAGCTGCAGGTCGGCAGTGGCGATCGCAGCCAGCGCATCCGCACCTACAACTACTCGCAGGGGCGCATCACCGACCACCGGGTCGAAGGCCTGACCCTGTACGACCTGCC